One window of Canis lupus baileyi chromosome 21, mCanLup2.hap1, whole genome shotgun sequence genomic DNA carries:
- the LOC140613316 gene encoding olfactory receptor 4B1-like, producing MANTSNVTQLIIIGLFQDPEVQRVCFVVFILVYLATVVGNGLIVLTVNVSKSLHSPMYFFLSYLSLVEITYSSTVVPKFITDLLAKIKTISLEGCVAQIFFFHFFGVTEIFLLTVMAYDRYVAICKPLHYTTIMSRSVCRLLVAGSWLGGIIHSMVQILVAVQLPFCGPNVIDHYFCDLHPLFKLACTDTSVEGVIVLANSGLISVFSFFILVSSYIVILFNLRNHSAEGRRKALSTCASHITVVLLFFGPAIFLYMRPSSTFTEDKLVAVFYTVVTPMLNPIIYTLRNAEVKSAIRKLWRKKVNSVVE from the coding sequence ATGGCGAATACAAGTAACGTGACTCAGTTAATTATCATTGGTCTTTTCCAGGATCCAGAGGTTCAGAGAGTGTGTTTTGTGGTGTTTATTCTCGTGTACCTGGCCACAGTAGTTGGCAATGGCCTCATTGTCCTGACAGTCAATGTCAGTAAGAGTCTGCATtcccccatgtacttcttcctcagcTACCTGTCCCTGGTGGAGATCACGTACTCCTCTACTGTTGTCCCTAAATTCATCACAGACTTACTTGCCAAGATTAAAACCATTTCCCTGGAGGGCTGTGTAGCTCAGATATTCTTCTTCCACTTCTTTGGAGTCACTGAGATCTTCCTGCTTACGGtaatggcctatgaccgctatgtggccatctgcaaacccctTCACTACACAACCATCATGAGCCGGTCTGTGTGTCGCCTTCTGGTGGCTGGTTCCTGGCTTGGGGGCATAATTCACTCTATGGTCCAGATCCTTGTTGCTGTTCAGCTGCCCTTCTGTGGTCCCAATGTGATTGACCACTACTTCTGTGACCTCCATCCCTTATTCAAGCTTGCCTGCACTGACACTTCTGTGGAGGGGGTTATTGTGTTGGCCAACAGTGGGTTaatctctgttttctcctttttcatcttGGTATCCTCCTATATTGTCATCTTGTTCAACTTGAGGAACCATTCTGCAGAGGGGAGGCGCAAAGCcctctccacctgtgcctctcaCATCACGGTGGTCCTTTTGTTCTTTGGACCTGCCATCTTTCTCTATATGCGACCCTCTTCCACCTTCACTGAGGACAAACTGGTGGCCGTGTTCTACACAGTCGTCACTCCCATGCTGAACCCCATCATCTACACACTCAGAAATGCAGAGGTCAAAAGTGCCATTAGGAAGCTGTGGCGGAAGAAAGTGAACTCAGTagtggaataa
- the LOC140613600 gene encoding olfactory receptor 4X1-like encodes MATPSNVTEIILLGFPPNREVQKTVSVLFLLMYMTIVLGNGLILVMVMASKGLTSPMYFFLSFLSFVEICYCSVTAPKLILDSFIERQTISLKGCITQIFFLHFFGGTEIFLLTVMAYDRYVAICKPLHYTVIMNRRVCGLLVGAAWSGGLLHSVGQTFLIFQLPFCGLKVLDHYFCDVHPVLKLACSDTFLIGVLIIANGGSISVVSFVGLLASYMVILYSLRTQTSEGRRKALSTCASHIAVD; translated from the coding sequence ATGGCGACTCCAAGCAATGTGACTGAAATAATTCTCTTGGGGTTTCCCCCCAACAGGGAGGTGCAGAAGACCGTTTCTGTGCTGTTTCTCCTCATGTACATGACCATTGTGCTGGGTAACGGCCTTATTTTGGTGATGGTGATGGCCAGCAAAGGGCTCACCTCCCCCATGTATTTCTTCCTCAGCTTCCTGTCCTTTGTGGAGATCTGTTACTGCTCTGTCACAGCCCCCAAGCTCATCCTTGACTCTTTTATTGAAAGGCAAACCATTTCCCTCAAGGGCTGCATCACACAgatatttttcctccatttctttggTGGTACTGAGATCTTTCTCCTGACagtgatggcctatgaccgctatgtggccatctgcaagcccctGCACTACACCGTCATCATGAACCGGCGTGTGTGTGGCCTCTTGGTGGGTGCAGCATGGAGTGGGGGCTTGCTGCATTCTGTTGGGCAGACATTCCTCATTTTCCAGCTGCCCTTCTGTGGCCTCAAGGTCCTTGACCACTACTTCTGTGATGTCCATCCTGTATTGAAGCTGGCCTGCTCAGACACCTTCCTCATTGGTGTGCTGATCATCGCCAATGGTGGCTCCATTTCAGTGGTCAGCTTCGTGGGGCTGCTTGCTTCCTACATGGTCATCCTGTACTCCCTGAGGACACAGACCTCAGAAGGTCGGCGCAAGGCTCTGTCCACCTGCGCCTCTCACATTGCAGTTGATTAA
- the LOC140613317 gene encoding olfactory receptor 4S1, whose product MGTKNNVTEFVLFGLFQSREMQLVCFVVFSLFHVLTVLGNLLVIITINASKTLNAPMYFFLSHLSFADMCYPSATTPKMIADTFVERKTISFNGCMTQLFSAHFFGGTEIFLLTAMAYDRYVAICRPLHYTAIMDRWKCGLLAGASWVGGFLHSILQTLLTVQLPFCGPNEIDNFFCDVHPLLKLACADTYVVGLIVVANSGMISLVSFIILIISYVVILLNLRSQSSEGRRKALSTCGSHIVTVLLVLLPPMFMYIRPSTTLAVDKLVILFNIVMPPLLNPLIYTLRNNEVKNAMRKLFRVEGNMGEK is encoded by the coding sequence ATGGGAACCAAGAACAACGTGACTGAATTTGTGTTGTTCGGCCTTTTCCAGAGCAGGGAGATGCAGCTTGTGTGCTTTGtggtcttctccctcttccacgtGCTCACTGTCCTGGGAAACCTTCTGGTTATCATCACCATTAATGCCAGCAAGACCCTGAATGCTCCCATGTATTTCTTCCTCAGCCACCTGTCTTTTGCGGACATGTGCTATCCATCTGCTACCACACCCAAGATGATTGCTGACACTTTCGTGGAGCGAAAGACCATCTCCTTCAATGGGTGCATGACCCAGCTCTTTTCTGCCCACTTCTTTGGTGGCACTGAGATCTTTCTCCTCACAGctatggcctatgaccgctatgtggccatctgtagGCCCCTGCACTACACGGCTATCATGGATCGGTGGAAGTGTGGTCTGCTGGCAGGGGCCTCTTGGGTGGGTGGCTTCCTGCATTCCATCCTACAGACCCTCCTCACAGTCCAGCTGCCCTTTTGTGGGCCTAATGAGATTGACAACTTCTTTTGTGATGTTCATCCCTTGCTGAAGCTGGCCTGTGCAGACACTTATGTGGTGGGGCTCATTGTGGTGGCCAACAGTGGCATGATATCTCTCGTGTCCTTTATCATCCTTATCATCTCCTACGTGGTCATCTTACTGAACCTGAGAAGCCAGTCATCTGAGGGTCGGCGCAAGGCTCTCTCTACATGTGGCTCACACATCGTCACTGTTCTTTTGGTCCTTCTGCCCCCCATGTTCATGTACATTCGTCCCTCCACCACCCTGGCTGTTGACAAACTTGTCATCCTCTTTAACATTGTCATGCCACCTTTGCTGAACCCTCTCATCTACACGTTGAGGAATAATGAGGTGAAAAATGCAATGAGGAAACTGTTTAGAGTAGAGGGGAACATGGGGGAGAAGTGA